In one window of Burkholderia cenocepacia DNA:
- a CDS encoding SDR family NAD(P)-dependent oxidoreductase, producing MPDQLPRNIVITGASAGLGRALALAYAQPGTTLGIVGRNFSEVEKTAATCRAHGAMVETGVIDVRDAASTAAWLTDFDTLHPIDLLIANAGVASTIADASDWEDLERTARVIDTNLYGALHTVLPVIGRMRERRRGRIAMVSSIAALRGMAISPAYCASKAAIKAYGDSVRPLLARDGVGVTIILPGFVKTAMSDVFPGDKPFLWSAERSAEYIRRRLDAGRSEIAFPGLLAFGMRLLPLLPATLADAILDRLSYLPSKDRVN from the coding sequence ATGCCTGATCAACTGCCGCGAAACATCGTTATCACCGGCGCGAGTGCCGGTCTCGGCCGCGCGCTTGCGCTTGCCTATGCACAGCCCGGCACGACGCTGGGGATCGTCGGCCGCAATTTCTCGGAGGTCGAGAAAACGGCGGCGACTTGCCGCGCGCACGGCGCCATGGTCGAAACGGGTGTCATAGACGTGCGCGATGCCGCGTCGACTGCCGCCTGGCTAACCGACTTCGACACCCTCCACCCGATCGACCTGCTGATCGCGAACGCCGGTGTGGCCAGTACGATCGCCGATGCGAGCGACTGGGAAGACCTGGAACGCACGGCTCGCGTCATCGACACGAATCTCTACGGCGCATTGCATACGGTCTTGCCGGTTATCGGCCGGATGCGGGAGCGCAGGCGCGGCCGTATCGCGATGGTCAGTTCGATCGCCGCACTGCGCGGCATGGCGATCTCGCCAGCCTATTGCGCGAGCAAGGCCGCGATCAAGGCCTACGGCGATTCCGTGCGCCCGTTGCTGGCGCGCGACGGCGTGGGCGTCACGATCATCCTGCCCGGCTTCGTGAAGACGGCGATGAGCGACGTGTTCCCCGGCGACAAGCCGTTCCTCTGGAGTGCCGAGCGTTCGGCCGAGTACATCCGCCGGCGGCTCGACGCAGGCCGAAGCGAGATCGCGTTCCCCGGGTTGCTCGCATTCGGCATGCGCCTCCTGCCGCTGCTGCCCGCGACGCTGGCCGACGCGATCCTCGACCGCCTGTCCTATCTTCCGTCGAAGGACCGGGTCAATTGA